One window from the genome of Desulforamulus ruminis DSM 2154 encodes:
- a CDS encoding XapX domain-containing protein yields the protein MKDIFLATVTGLAVGLLFARLKLPVPAPSSLTGVMGIVGIFLGYALAIRLGWVR from the coding sequence ATGAAAGATATTTTTCTGGCCACCGTCACGGGTTTGGCGGTGGGCCTCCTTTTTGCGAGGTTAAAGCTGCCGGTGCCGGCACCTTCCAGCTTAACCGGAGTCATGGGGATTGTGGGTATTTTCCTGGGATACGCCCTAGCAATCCGTTTAGGTTGGGTACGTTAA
- the rho gene encoding transcription termination factor Rho, whose amino-acid sequence MTESQKPVTTQAELESKTMRELYTIARDLEISGYYKLRKKELVFEISKLQTQQSGVSMAGGVLEILPDGYGFLRPSTYVPSNDDIYVSVSQIRRFDLRTGDMVFGQVRRPKDNERYYGLLRVEQVNGVNPELAAERMHFEGLTPLYPQQRIKLETFRDRISTRIIDLIAPLGKGQRGLIVAPPKAGKTILIKEIANSITANHPEIVLLILLIDERPEEVTDIERSVKAEVVSSTFDEPPDNHVKASDMVLERAKRLVESGRDVVILLDSITRLARAHNLVIPPSGRTLSGGVDPAALHKPKRFFGAARNMEEGGSLTILATALVETGSRMDDVIFEEFKGTGNMELILDRKLADRRLFPAIDIQRSGTRREDLLLNKEELEYVWSLRRAITSMSPIEALENLLDRMKHTRVNEELLYDFKPKPRPQQPEEPAKFIKRPYKRRIEERG is encoded by the coding sequence TTGACCGAAAGTCAAAAGCCTGTTACAACACAGGCTGAATTAGAATCCAAGACCATGCGGGAGTTGTATACCATTGCCCGCGACTTGGAAATTTCTGGATATTATAAACTGCGAAAAAAGGAACTGGTTTTTGAGATATCCAAACTGCAAACTCAACAAAGCGGTGTATCCATGGCCGGAGGCGTTTTGGAAATACTCCCTGACGGTTACGGCTTTCTAAGACCTTCAACTTATGTCCCCAGCAATGACGATATTTATGTTTCTGTTTCACAGATCAGGCGCTTTGACTTGAGAACCGGAGACATGGTTTTTGGTCAGGTCCGAAGACCAAAGGACAACGAACGGTATTACGGCCTGTTGCGGGTTGAACAGGTGAACGGTGTTAACCCCGAACTGGCTGCTGAACGAATGCATTTTGAAGGCCTCACACCTCTCTATCCTCAACAAAGAATTAAACTGGAAACCTTCCGCGATCGTATTTCAACCCGAATTATTGACCTCATCGCACCCCTGGGCAAGGGTCAGCGGGGTCTTATTGTAGCCCCTCCTAAAGCAGGAAAAACCATATTAATCAAGGAAATTGCCAATAGCATTACCGCAAATCATCCTGAGATTGTCCTGTTAATATTATTAATTGACGAAAGACCCGAAGAAGTAACGGATATTGAACGGTCTGTAAAAGCCGAGGTGGTCAGTTCAACCTTTGATGAGCCGCCGGATAACCATGTTAAGGCTTCCGACATGGTTTTAGAACGGGCCAAGCGGCTGGTTGAGAGCGGACGGGATGTGGTCATTTTACTGGACAGCATTACCCGGTTGGCCCGGGCCCACAATTTGGTCATCCCCCCCAGCGGGCGAACCTTGTCCGGCGGCGTAGACCCGGCCGCCCTGCACAAACCGAAAAGATTTTTTGGCGCTGCCCGGAATATGGAAGAAGGGGGCAGCTTGACCATCCTGGCTACAGCACTGGTTGAAACCGGCAGCCGGATGGATGATGTCATCTTCGAAGAATTCAAGGGAACCGGCAACATGGAACTGATTCTGGACCGCAAATTGGCGGACCGTCGGCTGTTTCCCGCCATTGATATCCAGCGGTCCGGCACCCGGCGGGAGGATTTACTGTTGAATAAGGAAGAACTGGAATATGTTTGGAGCCTCCGCAGGGCCATTACCAGCATGTCTCCCATTGAAGCCCTGGAAAATCTTTTGGATCGTATGAAGCATACCCGGGTGAATGAAGAACTGCTGTATGACTTTAAACCCAAACCCAGGCCCCAGCAGCCTGAAGAGCCTGCTAAATTTATCAAAAGACCTTATAAAAGGAGAATTGAAGAGCGGGGATAA
- a CDS encoding DUF2062 domain-containing protein, protein MATNLIKSLFCKCKESCYQLINLPEAPQKVAQGIALGVAFDFLPVPFISIPLSFLVAKLIRVHAVAATLTVLIFKPAVPLFFTLNIFVGKLLVGEAPSPITTDLAHGIPVLTKAILKIKALGFPFLVGSVIDALVASFLIYFAAVKFLEFRQKAAIKKNKKVGIVPANKTS, encoded by the coding sequence GTGGCAACCAATCTAATTAAATCGTTGTTTTGTAAATGCAAGGAATCCTGCTACCAGTTGATAAATCTTCCCGAGGCCCCTCAGAAAGTGGCTCAGGGAATTGCTCTGGGCGTGGCCTTTGACTTTCTGCCGGTTCCCTTCATCAGTATTCCTCTCTCGTTCCTGGTTGCAAAGCTGATTCGTGTTCACGCAGTAGCAGCGACCCTCACGGTGCTCATTTTTAAACCGGCTGTTCCTCTGTTTTTTACCCTGAATATTTTTGTAGGTAAACTTCTCGTGGGAGAGGCGCCTTCACCCATCACAACGGATTTAGCCCATGGAATCCCTGTACTGACCAAAGCCATCTTAAAAATAAAAGCTTTGGGATTTCCTTTTTTGGTGGGCAGCGTGATCGACGCCTTAGTGGCCAGCTTTCTGATTTATTTTGCGGCTGTTAAATTTTTAGAGTTCCGCCAGAAAGCTGCTATAAAAAAAAACAAAAAAGTAGGCATTGTCCCTGCGAATAAAACTTCCTAA
- the argS gene encoding arginine--tRNA ligase yields the protein MQGLVETIKENLNAALQKAIARAIDKGLIPHIEVPEVMIEVPREKGNGDFASTLAMQLARSAKMPPRKIAEAVVQNLDLEGTRVERVEIAGPGFINFYLASNWVLEVIPLVQREDRNYGRQESGNGRRVQVEFVSANPTGLLHMGNARGAALGDSLASILDFAGYRVSREYYINDAGNQIENFGKSLEVRFFQQLGRDVPMPEEGYHGEDIIDTVKGYIEKQGTALAEADPETRRKTLAAYALQEKLTHIRNTLLDFGVVYDEWFSEQSLHNSGAIQKTLEDLQARGYLYEHENALWFKATEFGDEKDEVVVRSNGIPTYFAADIAYHRNKFERGFDWVIDIWGADHHGHVNRMKGSMEALGYNRDQLHIILMQLVRLYRGGEIVRMSKRTGQFVTLEELVEEVGRDAARYFFVMRSPDSHLEFDLDLAKSQTNENPVFYIQYAHARICSILRQLQEQGRPLPTPAEVNLELLKEQAELDLLRKLADFPTEIAAAAELLAPHRIARYLHDLAGLFHSFYNGHRVITEDEALSGARLVLVNCVRMVLRNALGLLGLTAPEKM from the coding sequence TTGCAAGGACTGGTGGAAACAATTAAAGAGAACCTAAATGCTGCGCTGCAAAAAGCCATTGCACGGGCGATAGACAAGGGGTTAATTCCTCATATTGAAGTTCCGGAGGTCATGATTGAAGTCCCACGGGAGAAAGGGAACGGTGATTTTGCCAGCACGCTGGCCATGCAGTTGGCCAGGTCGGCCAAGATGCCTCCCCGAAAAATTGCTGAAGCAGTGGTACAAAACCTGGATCTGGAAGGTACTCGGGTAGAACGAGTAGAGATTGCCGGTCCGGGCTTTATTAATTTCTATCTGGCTTCCAACTGGGTCCTGGAAGTGATCCCCTTAGTGCAGAGGGAGGACCGGAATTATGGGCGGCAGGAAAGCGGCAACGGCCGCCGGGTGCAGGTTGAGTTTGTCAGCGCCAATCCTACGGGACTGCTGCATATGGGCAATGCCCGGGGCGCAGCCCTGGGGGATAGTTTGGCTTCCATCCTGGACTTTGCCGGCTACCGTGTAAGCCGTGAATACTATATTAATGACGCCGGCAATCAAATTGAAAATTTTGGCAAGTCTTTAGAAGTCCGGTTTTTCCAGCAGTTGGGCCGGGATGTTCCCATGCCTGAAGAAGGGTATCACGGGGAAGACATTATTGATACTGTCAAAGGGTATATTGAAAAACAGGGAACTGCTCTGGCGGAAGCCGATCCCGAAACCCGCCGCAAGACCCTGGCAGCCTATGCGTTACAAGAAAAGCTGACCCATATCCGCAACACGCTGCTGGATTTTGGCGTAGTCTATGATGAGTGGTTTTCGGAGCAGTCCCTGCACAACAGCGGAGCCATTCAAAAAACCCTGGAGGATTTGCAGGCCAGGGGTTATCTCTATGAGCATGAAAACGCCCTGTGGTTTAAAGCGACGGAATTTGGCGACGAGAAGGACGAGGTGGTGGTTCGCTCCAACGGGATTCCCACTTACTTTGCTGCAGACATCGCTTACCACAGAAACAAGTTTGAGCGGGGCTTTGACTGGGTCATCGACATTTGGGGTGCCGACCATCACGGGCATGTCAACCGGATGAAGGGTTCTATGGAGGCCCTGGGCTATAACCGGGATCAGTTGCACATTATCTTAATGCAGTTGGTTCGGCTGTACCGGGGCGGGGAGATTGTCCGCATGTCTAAACGTACCGGCCAATTTGTCACCCTGGAGGAACTGGTGGAAGAAGTGGGACGGGACGCGGCGCGGTATTTCTTTGTTATGCGCAGTCCGGACAGCCACCTGGAATTTGATTTGGATCTGGCCAAGTCCCAGACCAATGAGAACCCGGTCTTTTATATCCAATACGCCCATGCCCGGATTTGCAGCATTCTTCGTCAGTTACAGGAACAGGGCCGCCCGCTGCCCACGCCCGCTGAAGTGAATCTGGAACTGCTGAAGGAACAGGCGGAATTAGACCTGCTCCGGAAACTGGCGGATTTCCCTACCGAAATTGCCGCTGCGGCAGAACTTTTGGCCCCTCACCGAATTGCCCGGTACCTGCACGATTTGGCCGGGTTGTTCCACAGCTTTTATAACGGTCACCGGGTGATCACCGAGGATGAGGCCCTCTCCGGCGCCCGGTTGGTATTGGTGAATTGTGTTCGTATGGTGTTGCGAAACGCTTTAGGGCTGTTGGGCCTTACGGCGCCTGAAAAAATGTAG
- a CDS encoding class II fructose-1,6-bisphosphate aldolase produces the protein MPLVPVTELLKKAEEGKYAVGAFNVNNMEIVQAIVAAAEAEKAPVIMQASQGAIKYAGIEYIYALANLAASKTSVPVALHLDHGTSFEQCMKCIRFGFTSVMIDGSKLPLQENIALTKKVIEVARATGVSVEAELGKIGGTEDDIHVDERDAFFTDPEEALTFVQQTGVDSLAIAIGTAHGQYKGVPKLDFARLEKIVGLVKIPIVLHGSSGVPDEAIQEAIGLGVRKVNIDTNIREAFTNACRQVVESNPKEIDPRKVLSPAREAATEVIRQKIRVFGSAGRA, from the coding sequence ATGCCACTTGTTCCGGTTACCGAATTATTAAAAAAAGCCGAAGAAGGCAAATATGCCGTTGGCGCGTTCAATGTAAACAACATGGAGATTGTACAGGCCATTGTGGCGGCTGCCGAGGCTGAAAAGGCGCCTGTGATTATGCAGGCCAGCCAAGGAGCCATTAAATACGCGGGGATTGAATACATTTATGCCCTGGCTAATTTGGCTGCCAGCAAGACCTCTGTTCCGGTGGCCCTGCATCTGGACCACGGCACCAGCTTCGAGCAATGCATGAAGTGCATTCGCTTTGGGTTTACTTCGGTGATGATTGATGGTTCTAAACTTCCTCTGCAGGAGAACATTGCCCTGACGAAAAAGGTGATCGAGGTAGCCCGGGCGACCGGCGTATCGGTGGAGGCTGAACTGGGGAAAATCGGTGGCACCGAAGATGATATCCATGTGGATGAAAGGGATGCTTTCTTTACAGATCCTGAGGAGGCGCTGACCTTTGTGCAACAAACCGGAGTAGATTCTCTGGCCATAGCCATTGGTACGGCCCATGGCCAGTATAAGGGCGTGCCCAAGCTGGATTTTGCCCGTTTAGAAAAGATTGTGGGCTTGGTCAAGATTCCCATTGTTCTTCACGGTTCTTCCGGTGTTCCGGATGAGGCTATTCAAGAGGCCATTGGCCTGGGTGTGCGTAAGGTAAATATTGATACCAATATCCGGGAGGCTTTTACCAATGCCTGCCGGCAGGTGGTTGAAAGTAATCCCAAAGAAATTGATCCCCGCAAGGTTTTAAGCCCCGCCCGGGAAGCGGCTACCGAAGTGATCCGGCAGAAAATCAGAGTATTCGGCAGCGCGGGCAGAGCCTAA
- a CDS encoding response regulator yields MTKDIIDVLIVDDQVGVRRLLFETLADEGYRVQMAGGGAEALNVLADTLPFLILLDIKMPGMTGFETLQEIRKRYGQIPVVMMTAYGDMEIIAETKSLGVQHYLNKPFDLDDVRALIKGLLVEKKGSESSLEEEIG; encoded by the coding sequence ATGACAAAGGACATCATTGATGTTCTTATTGTAGATGATCAGGTGGGTGTCCGGCGCTTATTATTTGAGACTTTGGCCGATGAAGGCTACCGAGTCCAGATGGCTGGTGGAGGGGCGGAAGCATTGAATGTTCTTGCTGATACTTTACCTTTCCTGATTCTACTGGACATTAAAATGCCAGGAATGACCGGATTTGAAACTCTGCAGGAGATTCGCAAACGCTATGGCCAAATACCGGTTGTCATGATGACGGCTTACGGGGATATGGAAATTATCGCTGAAACCAAGAGTCTGGGTGTTCAACATTATTTAAATAAGCCCTTTGACCTGGATGACGTGCGAGCTCTGATCAAAGGATTACTGGTTGAGAAAAAGGGATCCGAGAGTTCATTAGAAGAGGAGATCGGTTAG
- the fsa gene encoding fructose-6-phosphate aldolase, producing the protein MLFFIDTANVDEIRAANSLGVISGVTTNPSLIAKEGRDFAEVVREIVSIVDGPISAEVISLEAGEMLREAEELAAIHSNIVIKIPMTPEGLKATRACYEKGIKTNVTLVFSANQALLAARAGATYVSPFVGRLDDIGHDGIGLIYDIIEIFDNYNLETQVISASIRHPLHVLQSAKAGAHIATVPYKVLLQMTKHPLTDKGIDAFLTDWAKLTGGKA; encoded by the coding sequence ATGCTTTTCTTCATAGACACTGCCAATGTGGATGAAATTAGAGCGGCAAACTCCTTAGGCGTGATTTCCGGAGTCACTACCAATCCTTCTTTGATTGCCAAGGAAGGAAGGGACTTTGCGGAAGTGGTCAGAGAGATCGTTTCTATTGTTGACGGGCCGATCAGTGCTGAAGTCATCAGCCTGGAGGCAGGGGAAATGCTTCGAGAAGCGGAGGAACTGGCCGCCATTCACTCTAATATTGTCATCAAGATTCCCATGACCCCGGAGGGCCTTAAAGCTACCCGGGCTTGTTATGAAAAAGGGATAAAAACCAATGTTACACTGGTGTTTTCCGCCAACCAGGCACTATTGGCCGCCCGTGCCGGGGCCACTTACGTCAGTCCCTTTGTGGGCCGCCTGGATGATATTGGACACGACGGCATCGGGTTAATTTATGATATTATTGAGATCTTTGATAATTACAACCTGGAAACCCAGGTTATTTCCGCCAGTATTCGTCACCCGCTCCATGTGTTGCAATCAGCCAAAGCAGGGGCGCATATTGCTACGGTACCTTACAAGGTTTTGCTGCAGATGACCAAACATCCCCTCACAGATAAGGGCATTGACGCCTTTTTAACGGATTGGGCCAAACTAACAGGCGGTAAAGCTTAA
- a CDS encoding Yip1 family protein, translating to MTEYKENNREQPEVTGSHEGPNSGGVPAVEIEAQPAADQEGNSEAENPSAAEPEQHPLRVYDIIYGILFEPVKTMKMIVQKPPVGTTVIIIILLSLVELLTELYTSTRGGPSNLELDLGMPFRQAMDFSQALRAAAPVLAVLGVLFYFIKWFFYSALLHLLAEFFGGQGKAKTVFTVYGLASLPTVFFIPLNVLAILLFPSSFTAVTTIAGLGVFIWGVILLTIGLREAHQISTGRTLVVIFTPVVAALVLVVIGVVGLMSVISSFIPTTW from the coding sequence TTGACAGAATATAAAGAAAACAACAGGGAACAGCCGGAAGTTACCGGCAGCCATGAGGGACCCAATTCGGGCGGTGTTCCGGCAGTGGAGATAGAAGCACAGCCTGCGGCTGATCAAGAGGGGAATTCTGAGGCAGAAAATCCTTCTGCTGCTGAACCTGAACAACATCCGCTGCGGGTTTATGATATCATTTACGGCATCCTTTTTGAACCGGTGAAAACCATGAAAATGATCGTCCAAAAGCCCCCGGTGGGCACTACGGTGATCATTATCATTCTTCTTTCTTTGGTTGAATTACTCACAGAACTGTATACCTCCACCCGTGGGGGACCGTCCAACCTGGAGTTGGACCTGGGAATGCCTTTCCGGCAGGCCATGGATTTTTCACAGGCCTTACGGGCAGCGGCACCGGTTCTGGCTGTGCTCGGGGTCCTCTTTTATTTTATAAAATGGTTTTTTTATAGCGCCTTGCTGCATCTGCTGGCTGAGTTCTTCGGTGGACAGGGAAAAGCCAAGACCGTATTTACTGTTTATGGTTTGGCCAGTTTACCTACGGTTTTTTTTATTCCGCTGAATGTTTTGGCCATCCTGCTGTTTCCGTCCAGTTTCACGGCGGTTACCACCATCGCGGGCTTAGGGGTCTTTATCTGGGGTGTTATATTACTTACCATAGGACTTCGGGAGGCCCATCAAATCAGCACGGGTAGAACCCTGGTGGTTATTTTTACACCGGTGGTGGCTGCTTTGGTATTGGTTGTCATCGGTGTTGTCGGGTTAATGTCGGTAATTTCTTCCTTTATCCCAACTACATGGTGA
- a CDS encoding peptidoglycan DD-metalloendopeptidase family protein, which translates to MKFFINKKQFLAVSTAVFLSCTVLGILPAGAGLDEVMDEGNYTPPLAREERVEKAAANRPAGEQGRQDLVYQVREGDTLWSIAERSGTTVVKLAMVNHISQEEVLLPGRDLILPGANAGVHKVATGETLTHIAGQYGLSMQDLIEANHLTNPNNIKIGQELKIPGAMNREAAVSVAGDRILLGGWAWPVAGEVTSLFGIREDRPHEGVDIGANEGAVISAAEAGTVVWSAPRGTYGLTVIIDNGNEIRSLYAHCSKLLVQEGQWVERGQAIALIGNTGNSAGPHLHMEILRQGIPVDPLMFLKERLFG; encoded by the coding sequence ATGAAATTTTTTATAAATAAAAAGCAGTTTTTAGCAGTATCCACTGCCGTTTTTCTGTCCTGTACGGTGCTGGGAATTCTACCTGCCGGTGCCGGTCTGGATGAGGTCATGGATGAGGGCAACTATACGCCTCCCTTAGCCCGGGAAGAAAGGGTGGAAAAGGCTGCGGCTAACAGGCCGGCGGGAGAACAGGGGCGCCAAGACCTGGTATATCAGGTTCGTGAAGGGGATACTCTCTGGAGTATTGCCGAGCGTTCCGGGACCACCGTGGTTAAATTAGCCATGGTCAACCATATCAGCCAGGAAGAAGTCCTGCTGCCCGGCCGCGATTTGATCCTTCCCGGCGCAAATGCCGGTGTTCATAAGGTAGCCACCGGGGAGACCCTAACTCATATTGCAGGTCAATATGGTCTCTCGATGCAAGATTTAATTGAGGCCAACCATTTGACCAACCCCAACAATATTAAAATTGGCCAAGAACTTAAAATACCCGGGGCAATGAACCGGGAAGCTGCCGTAAGCGTCGCCGGTGATCGAATCCTATTGGGCGGCTGGGCCTGGCCGGTGGCGGGGGAAGTAACTTCTCTCTTTGGCATCCGGGAAGACCGGCCCCATGAAGGGGTGGATATTGGAGCCAATGAAGGCGCTGTTATTTCCGCTGCCGAAGCCGGGACGGTAGTTTGGTCGGCTCCCAGAGGCACCTACGGTCTGACGGTGATTATTGACAATGGCAACGAGATACGTTCTCTGTATGCTCACTGCTCCAAACTGCTGGTTCAGGAAGGTCAGTGGGTTGAACGGGGCCAGGCCATTGCTCTGATAGGCAATACCGGCAATTCTGCAGGACCGCACCTGCATATGGAAATTTTGAGGCAGGGAATTCCTGTGGATCCCCTGATGTTTTTAAAAGAAAGGTTATTTGGATAA
- the sppA gene encoding signal peptide peptidase SppA: MRRKVITGIIIGVLLLSLVAAFAFKGDDADKAAKEGAGEKIAVIHIEGTIVSSDPGAFGSTSVAAADRIVANLKEAREDPEIKAVLLKLNTGGGSVVGSDEIGREIERVKKSGKKVTAYMGEMAASGGYWISCKADRIIANPGTLTGSIGVILSITQLQELYDKLGVKITNFTTGPYKDMGASNKPLSPEEQQIFQSLIDDSYQDFINVVAQGRHMDPARVRELADGRIYTGKQAQAVGLVDELGDYTEAVQITAKLANIKGEPELVEMGRPKGLWEEFFRGFQSKGNILPLSLEGLQLRPEQLLLPLRSEN, translated from the coding sequence TTGCGACGCAAGGTTATTACAGGGATCATTATTGGAGTACTTCTCCTTTCTCTGGTGGCGGCTTTTGCCTTCAAAGGGGATGATGCCGATAAGGCGGCCAAGGAAGGCGCCGGAGAAAAAATTGCGGTTATACATATTGAAGGAACCATTGTTTCATCCGATCCCGGGGCCTTCGGGAGTACCAGTGTTGCTGCTGCGGACAGAATTGTGGCCAATTTGAAGGAGGCACGGGAAGACCCTGAGATTAAGGCGGTTTTATTAAAACTGAATACCGGCGGCGGCAGTGTGGTGGGTTCCGACGAAATTGGCCGGGAAATTGAACGGGTTAAGAAGTCGGGGAAAAAAGTGACTGCTTATATGGGTGAAATGGCTGCCTCGGGAGGATACTGGATTTCCTGTAAGGCGGATCGCATTATAGCCAATCCCGGCACCTTAACGGGCAGTATCGGGGTGATTTTATCCATTACCCAACTGCAGGAACTTTATGATAAACTTGGCGTGAAAATTACCAACTTTACCACAGGACCTTACAAGGATATGGGCGCTTCCAACAAGCCTCTGTCTCCGGAGGAACAGCAGATTTTTCAGAGCCTGATCGACGACAGTTATCAGGATTTTATTAACGTGGTGGCCCAGGGCAGGCACATGGACCCTGCTCGGGTAAGGGAACTGGCTGACGGCAGGATTTATACGGGTAAACAGGCACAGGCCGTGGGTTTGGTGGATGAACTGGGAGATTATACGGAAGCAGTACAGATTACTGCTAAACTGGCGAATATTAAAGGAGAACCGGAACTGGTGGAGATGGGAAGGCCAAAGGGTTTGTGGGAAGAATTTTTTAGAGGTTTCCAAAGCAAGGGTAATATTCTGCCCTTATCCCTGGAAGGTTTGCAGCTTAGGCCCGAGCAACTCCTGCTGCCTTTACGTTCGGAAAATTAA
- a CDS encoding DUF1934 domain-containing protein — MGQEGNTLGKNVRVTVKGTRTHENNDQEVIELLSPGTCHYKGNQYYILYKESSFAGMEDCTTTLRTDGKTVTIIRSGSVNSRQVFEEGKAHRSVYQTSFGCLDITVLPRRVDVDLTEQGGSIKLEYELELNDSKIGTNVLEIVVENT, encoded by the coding sequence ATGGGACAGGAGGGGAACACCCTGGGGAAAAATGTACGGGTGACGGTGAAAGGAACCCGAACCCATGAAAACAACGATCAAGAGGTAATCGAGCTGCTGTCTCCGGGCACCTGTCACTATAAAGGCAATCAATATTACATCTTATATAAGGAAAGCAGCTTTGCTGGTATGGAAGATTGCACCACCACTTTGAGAACGGACGGGAAGACGGTTACCATCATTCGAAGCGGCAGCGTGAACAGCAGGCAGGTCTTTGAAGAGGGGAAAGCGCACCGGTCCGTTTACCAGACAAGCTTTGGCTGCCTGGACATTACGGTACTTCCCCGGAGGGTCGATGTTGACTTGACAGAGCAGGGGGGAAGTATTAAGCTAGAATATGAGTTGGAACTAAATGATTCCAAAATAGGAACGAATGTCTTAGAGATAGTCGTTGAAAATACATAA
- a CDS encoding CTP synthase, with amino-acid sequence MAKFIFVTGGVVSSLGKGITAASLGRLLKSRGLKVAIQKLDPYINIDPGTMSPYQHGEVFVTEDGAETDLDLGHYERFIDVNLSKSSNVTSGGIYWSVISKERRGDYLGGTVQVIPHITNEIKDRILRVGREMDVDVVLTEIGGTVGDIESLPFLEAIRQLRTDLGKGHVMYIHVTLVPYLRMANELKTKPTQHSVKELRSLGIQPDVVVCRTEMPFSKEMEEKLALFCDIDKEAVIQAVDASSIYEVPLQLEQEGLDDIAVERLGLQCGEADMNQWGDMVARMKDLRATTTIALVGKYVSLPDAYLSVAEALRHAGLHHDSAVEIRWVNSEELERRPVEELLQGADGILVPGGFGDRGIEGKIKAINYARVNKIPFLGICLGMQLAVVEYARSVLGWQEANSAEFNQYSPYPVIDLLPEQKDLDKMGGTMRLGAYPCKLMPDTLAFEAYGGDIVYERHRHRYELNNEFRSALAQAGLLFSGTLPNGKLVEIIELPGHPWFLATQFHPEFKSRPNRPHPLFKDFVGAAIKNSRLF; translated from the coding sequence ATGGCCAAGTTTATTTTTGTTACCGGTGGAGTTGTGTCGTCCTTAGGTAAGGGTATAACCGCTGCTTCACTAGGAAGGTTGCTAAAAAGTCGCGGTTTAAAAGTAGCCATTCAAAAATTGGACCCCTATATTAATATTGATCCGGGCACCATGAGTCCATATCAGCATGGCGAAGTGTTTGTTACCGAGGACGGAGCCGAGACAGATCTGGACCTGGGCCATTATGAGCGGTTTATTGACGTTAATCTAAGCAAAAGCAGCAATGTCACCAGCGGGGGTATTTACTGGTCGGTTATCAGTAAAGAGCGTCGGGGCGACTATTTAGGTGGGACGGTTCAGGTTATCCCGCACATTACCAATGAGATTAAGGACCGGATTCTCCGGGTTGGCCGGGAAATGGACGTGGATGTGGTGCTCACCGAAATTGGCGGCACCGTAGGAGATATTGAATCCCTGCCCTTTTTGGAGGCCATTCGTCAATTAAGAACCGATCTTGGTAAGGGCCATGTGATGTATATTCACGTGACTTTGGTTCCTTATCTGCGCATGGCCAACGAATTAAAAACCAAACCCACCCAGCACTCGGTGAAGGAACTGAGAAGCCTGGGGATCCAACCGGATGTGGTGGTTTGCCGGACGGAAATGCCTTTTTCCAAGGAAATGGAAGAGAAGCTGGCTCTTTTCTGCGATATTGATAAGGAAGCGGTTATCCAGGCCGTGGATGCTTCTTCTATTTATGAAGTTCCCCTGCAGTTGGAGCAGGAAGGTTTGGACGATATTGCCGTTGAGCGGCTGGGGCTCCAGTGCGGTGAAGCGGATATGAACCAGTGGGGAGATATGGTGGCCCGGATGAAGGACCTTAGAGCCACCACCACCATTGCCCTGGTGGGTAAATATGTTTCTCTGCCCGACGCCTATCTTAGTGTGGCGGAAGCCCTGCGTCACGCCGGGCTGCATCATGATTCCGCCGTGGAAATACGCTGGGTGAATTCCGAGGAATTGGAACGGCGGCCGGTGGAGGAGTTGCTGCAGGGAGCTGACGGTATCCTGGTTCCCGGGGGATTTGGGGACCGGGGAATTGAAGGCAAGATTAAGGCCATTAACTATGCCCGGGTAAACAAAATCCCTTTCCTGGGGATTTGTCTGGGCATGCAGTTGGCGGTAGTGGAATATGCCCGCTCGGTGCTGGGCTGGCAGGAGGCCAACAGTGCCGAGTTTAACCAGTACAGCCCGTATCCTGTGATCGATTTGCTGCCGGAGCAAAAGGATCTGGATAAAATGGGCGGCACCATGCGCCTGGGGGCTTATCCCTGCAAGTTAATGCCGGATACTCTGGCCTTTGAAGCTTATGGCGGGGACATTGTTTACGAGCGCCACCGCCACCGCTATGAATTAAATAATGAATTCCGTAGTGCTTTGGCCCAAGCAGGTTTGCTTTTTAGCGGCACCTTGCCCAACGGCAAGCTGGTAGAAATTATTGAACTGCCCGGCCATCCCTGGTTCTTGGCCACCCAGTTTCATCCTGAGTTTAAATCCCGTCCCAACCGTCCTCATCCCTTGTTCAAGGATTTTGTGGGCGCAGCCATTAAAAACAGCCGTCTGTTTTAA